The genomic region CGCCGATGGCGATGGAGAGGCCCGGGTTCTTGGGTACCTGGAAGCCGGCGGCCTGCAGCTCGCCCGCGAGCCGGCGAACCCCCAGGGCGTCGGCGGTGAGGATGGCCGGCACGTTGAGCGAGCGGTCCATGGCGTAGCGGATGGTGACCGCCCGGTCCAGGTAGGTGCCGTCGTAGTTCTTGGGTTTCCAGACGCCGTCGGGCTGGGTGGGGTCGGGGAAGCTGACCTCCTTGTCCTCCACCATGCTGGCCTGGCTCCAGCCGGCACCCAGCGCAGCGGTGTAGACGAACGGCTTGATCGACGAGCCGGGGCTGCGCCCCTTGCCGTCGCCCAGCTGGGTGGCGCGGTTGAACTCGCCCTCGGTGCCCGGCAGCGCCCCGAGCAGCGCGTAGACCTCGCCGGTCTCGGGGTCGAGCCCCACCAGCGCCAGCTGGGCGCCCTCGGGGAGGCCGCGCTTCACCGCGGCCTGGGCGGCCTCCTCGGCGGCGCGCTGCATCTCCACGTCGAGCGTGGTGTAGACGCGCAGCCCGCCCTGGCCGAAGACCTTGGCGCGGCCGAAGCGGCGGATCAGCTCCTTGCGGATCTCGTAGACGAAGTGGGGGGCGACCTCCACCTCCAGGTCGGGCAGCGAGTTGGCCCCGGGGTCGAGCAGCTCGGCGGAGACCAGGTTCCCCTCCGCGTCGTACTCGGCCTTCCACCCACCCGGAACGATGGGTTCGCGCCAGGCGGCGTCGGCCATGGCCCGGGTGATCCAGCCCTCCCGCACCATCTGGTCGAGCAGCGCCTTCATACGCCGGCGCACCCGCGGCAGGTCGCGGAAGCGCGCGTTGGGCCCGGGGATGAGGGCCGCCAGGTAAGCGCCCTCGGCCAGGGTCAGCTCCGCTGGGTCCTTGCCGAAGTAGGCCTCGCTGGCGGCGCGGATGCCCCAGAGGTTGCCGCCCCAGAAGGAGACGTTGAGGTACATCTCCAGGATCTCTTCCTTGGAGTAGAGGCGCTCGAGCTGGATCGCCAGCGGCAGCTCCTTGAACTTGCGCTCGAGGGTGCGCACGCCCGAGAGGTTGCGCAGCAGGGTGTTCTTGATCACCTGGACGCTGATCGAGGAGCCCCCCTGGAGGTTGCCCCGCAGCGTCTGCCAAAACGCGCCGGCGATGCGGATCCAGTCGATGCCGTAGTGGCGGAAGAAGCGCTGGTCCTCCGAGGCCACGATCGCGGCCACGGCGGCGGGGGAGACGTCCTCGAGCTTGACCAGCATGCGGGTGATGGTGATCCCGCCCTCCTCGCTGGCCAGCTGGGCGATGGGGGTGCCGTCGCGGGCGAAGACGGTGGTCGTCGAGGTCAGGCGCAGGTTTTCCAGGGCGTCCAGGCTGGGCAGGTCGCGCGTCCAGCCGCGCACGACGATCGCCGCCGCTACGGCCGTGCCCAGGAAGGCGGCCAGGAACGCGAGCAGGAGGTAGCGGCGCAGCTTCACGTTGCCCAGTCTACCGGCTGATGCTGAGAAGGTTTTCAAGCAGCTTGCGGAAACGGC from Oceanithermus desulfurans harbors:
- a CDS encoding transglycosylase domain-containing protein; amino-acid sequence: MKLRRYLLLAFLAAFLGTAVAAAIVVRGWTRDLPSLDALENLRLTSTTTVFARDGTPIAQLASEEGGITITRMLVKLEDVSPAAVAAIVASEDQRFFRHYGIDWIRIAGAFWQTLRGNLQGGSSISVQVIKNTLLRNLSGVRTLERKFKELPLAIQLERLYSKEEILEMYLNVSFWGGNLWGIRAASEAYFGKDPAELTLAEGAYLAALIPGPNARFRDLPRVRRRMKALLDQMVREGWITRAMADAAWREPIVPGGWKAEYDAEGNLVSAELLDPGANSLPDLEVEVAPHFVYEIRKELIRRFGRAKVFGQGGLRVYTTLDVEMQRAAEEAAQAAVKRGLPEGAQLALVGLDPETGEVYALLGALPGTEGEFNRATQLGDGKGRSPGSSIKPFVYTAALGAGWSQASMVEDKEVSFPDPTQPDGVWKPKNYDGTYLDRAVTIRYAMDRSLNVPAILTADALGVRRLAGELQAAGFQVPKNPGLSIAIGGGIGATPLQMAAAYAAFVNGGWRVEPQLILRVEDQQGHVLYEARPLRQRLWNPDVAYLGWDMLKGYVYDEDPLGRGNLAWRARIPGRVVGGKTGTSNNARDLWFAGVTRGMSAVVWVGRDDNQPMQMNGREPSSSVVNPPIWRQFVENALRGRPAGEPAAPEGLVKVRMDLLNGEANAVGTPAYFRIGHTPMPSTLPVGASILIGLEPGRDCLAGPGWPPEQLRWKAVPPGEVARYRCD